In Vibrio mangrovi, the DNA window TCATGAATGAGTTCATGATGATTATATGAAACAAGATGCTTTTGATTGATTTGTTTTTGTACGTTTTTTGATCTACCCCTAATCTTTTTTTACAGTATGGATACTGTATTTAAAATATTCATTTATCGTATCGCATCAATTAGATATGACAGTACATTATCGGTTAGTTTGTCAATAACTACATCTGCATATTACTGACTACACCATAATGCGAAGACATATGCCAACGGTGCCAGTACAGAAGTAATAATACCGCAGAGAACCAGAGCAAGAGAGCTGAATGCTGCATCTCTGGGATCATTTTCTACACAGCTTGCTGTCCCCAAGGCGTGAGAGACACTTCCCATCGTGAGCCCTTTTGCGATCGGATGGGTGATATTCAGAAACCGGTAAATCGGGTATGCGAAAATAGCGCCGAACAGGCCGACAATCAGGACTAAAATCGCAGCAATTGACGGTTCTCCTCCCAGATTACTGGTGATTTCCATCGCAATCGGTGTGGTGACTGATTTTGCCAGCAAAGCGGCAATGAGAGGCATATCCGCATGAAATAATATCGCAATCAGCGCTGTCGTGAGCATAGACATTACACTGCCAAAAACACAGGCAAACAGGATGATTCGCCATTTGGCCCGAATTTGTGGTAATTGCTCATAAAGTGGGTAGGCGAGAGCAACGACAGCGGGTTGTAGTAAAAAGTTGACCCACTGATTGTCTGCTGCATAGGTTTGATAAGGAACGTGAAAATAG includes these proteins:
- a CDS encoding LrgB family protein, with product MWLFITIAIFFAVRWLCQKCQTPLANPLLICVAILIGILIYFHVPYQTYAADNQWVNFLLQPAVVALAYPLYEQLPQIRAKWRIILFACVFGSVMSMLTTALIAILFHADMPLIAALLAKSVTTPIAMEITSNLGGEPSIAAILVLIVGLFGAIFAYPIYRFLNITHPIAKGLTMGSVSHALGTASCVENDPRDAAFSSLALVLCGIITSVLAPLAYVFALWCSQ